ctgcaatttagggtttctagcactcaagagggaagtaaagaggctggggaaggaacataatgttccttatgtagggctcaaccccgagaattagggttttctccacccagcgcctactcgccgagtcatctcatcgactcgccgagtccgctacttaacacgcggtcaagccgcgactctactcgccgagtccatccatggactcgccgagtcactctttcccaattaacacttttggcccttcaactctactcttgctatttcgggatgttacattatcaAATGATAGAACATCCCGATTACTCACGAAATCGTGGATTCATATCGTAATCCttccatgaataactgaattttatCATCTccagttggaatatactttgtagcaaacTGTGCTTTTTGATTGAATTGTGTTTCGTATTCATTCACGATCATTCCTCCTTGCTTAAGTTCAAGGAACTCCTTCTCCAATCTTCTTCTCATATCTATAGGACAATACTTTTCTAGTAAGCGAGCTTTGAACATTCCCCAAGACAAATTCTTCTGATCATATTCTTTAAGAGCTTCaaatgttgcttcccaccagaccaatGCTTCTCCGGTGAACATTGTGGAGGCATAATTAACTTTGTCTTCATTTATCACATGAGAGATACGAAATACTTTTTTCGTATTCTGTATCCAGGTAAGAACAATAATAGGATTAATGGCACCTGAAAACTCCGcagcaccactactcttgaaatctttgaatgagggacgcttcacctctccttttgaagattctccagtggctttctctttGCTTTTATCATTATCCTTCTTGTGTTCTTCAAGAGTCTGCCCAATGATACCAGTAAGTTTACCTAATAGTCGCTCCTCAGGAGGACATACTGGAGTATTTACTTCATCAGGTTGAGGACCTCCACCCACCTTAGGCATATGGCTACTCACCTGTTCAGACATTGCTCTGCAATATGCagtaacattgtattttagaatattatggtttatcaTTACCTAATACTCTACTTAAGTCTTTCTGaaggtttgtatccatataattAAAATGAATcggttcatatattgaactttcaatagtttaagtctaaaaacCAATCTGTGgcatttagttcacttaaactacagCTCTTATACCATGATTGAATGACATATATACTCCATTCTTTCTAAAACAACATCATATTTctaaaagacccaaactttcatactttcACAAtattgttactccaaaacatgctacatgcatataaataaaataatattttacattgatagtttatttacatagactggatacaaaccgactattaagatttt
The genomic region above belongs to Lactuca sativa cultivar Salinas chromosome 4, Lsat_Salinas_v11, whole genome shotgun sequence and contains:
- the LOC111896670 gene encoding uncharacterized protein LOC111896670; amino-acid sequence: MINHNILKYNVTAYCRAMSEQVSSHMPKVGGGPQPDEVNTPNTKKVFRISHVINEDKVNYASTMFTGEALVWWEATFEALKEYDQKNLSWGMFKARLLEKYCPIDMRRRLEKEFLELKQGGMIVNEYETQFNQKAQFATKYIPTGDDKIQLFMEGLRYESTIS